Proteins from one Drosophila gunungcola strain Sukarami chromosome 3R, Dgunungcola_SK_2, whole genome shotgun sequence genomic window:
- the LOC128261761 gene encoding ubiquitin-conjugating enzyme E2-17 kDa — MALKRINKELQDLGRDPPAQCSAGPVGDDLFHWQATIMGPPDSPYQGGVFFLTIHFPTDYPFKPPKVAFTTRIYHPNINSNGSICLDILRSQWSPALTISKVLLSICSLLCDPNPDDPLVPEIARIYKTDREKYNELAREWTRKYAM, encoded by the exons ATGGCGTTAAAAAGAATCAATAAG gaACTGCAAGATCTGGGCAGAGATCCACCTGCACAATGTTCAGCCGGTCCAGTTGGAGATGATC TATTTCACTGGCAAGCTACAATAATGGGCCCG CCGGACAGCCCTTATCAAGGAGGTGTATTCTTCTTAACTATACATTTTCCAACAGACTATCCCTTTAAACCACCTAAAGTGGCTTTTACAACGCGCATATACCATccaaacatcaacagcaatgGATCGATTTGTCTCGATATATTAAGATCTCAGTGGTCGCCAGCATTAACTATTTCAAAAG TCTTATTATCAATTTGCTCTCTACTCTGTGATCCCAATCCAGACGATCCGCTTGTTCCAGAGATTGCCAGAATATATAAAACCGATCGGGAAAAATACAATGAGCTGGCACGAGAGTGGACTAGAAAGTATGCTATGTGA
- the LOC128266195 gene encoding progestin and adipoQ receptor family member 3 isoform X1, with translation MSPRPREILDENELEVETSTCYLRKSGKDSAGKSWIDGQLVADNTDASHQFPSNEEPNILGHGPNYDEKLSKFKWLCNFDDAPSHLKFNPYIRRGYRTFLSNKLCLQSIFWWTNETINIWSHLAGCILFIGLTIFDLQFLRIHASLTDQVLVVCLLVCFCLCMLMSAIYHIFSCKSEEHYELFLSVDFLGISLSLVAIYISGMYYAFWCHTFLRTLYSTIALGMFALAIAVQIPRFNVSMNAKVAVLLLWSAYGIIPLGHWAVAMGGLENELVRLMVPRIVVMYLLCLIAFVFYAAKIPERWFTGKVDFVGHSHNWWHLIIVAAFYHWHNTGLIYAEYRLNNGCSAPVLA, from the exons ATGAGTCCCCGACCACGAGAGATCCTGGACGAAAATGAGCTTGAGGTTGAAACGTCCACCTGCTACCTCCGAAAATCTGGGAAGGACTCAGCAGGCAAAAGTTGG ATCGATGGTCAACTGGTTGCGGATAACACGGACGCATCACACCAATTTCCGTCCAACGAGGAGCCCAATATTCTGGGGCATGGACCCAACTACGACGAGAAGTTGTCCAAATTCAAATGGCTCTGCAATTTCGATGAT GCCCCCAGTCACTTAAAGTTCAACCCTTACATCCGACGCGGCTATCGCACATTCCTATCCAACAAGTTGTGCCTGCAGAGCATTTTCTGGTGGACCAATGAGACG atTAACATCTGGAGCCATCTCGCCGGGTGCATCCTGTTCATCGGCCTGACGATCTTCGACCTGCAATTTCTGCGAATCCACGCCTCCCTGACCGATCAAGTCCTGGTCGTCTGTCTGCTGGTCTGCTTCTGCCTCTGCATGCTGATGTCGGCCATATACCACATATTCTCCTGCAAATCGGAGGAGCACTACGAGCTCTTCCTATCGGTTGACTTCCTGGGCATCTCGCTGTCCCTGGTGGCCATCTACATCAGTGGAATGTACTATGCCTTCTGGTGCCACACCTTCCTGCGCACCCTGTACTCCACGATCGCCTTGGGTATGTTCGCCCTGGCAATCGCCGTCCAGATTCCCCGCTTCAATGTCTCCATGAACGCCAAGGTAGCAGTGCTGCTGCTCTGGTCCGCCTACGGAATCATCCCTCTGGGTCACTGGGCAGTGGCGATGGGCGGCCTTGAGAACGAGCTTGTCAGG CTGATGGTGCCTCGCATTGTGGTCATGTACTTGCTCTGCCTCATCGCATTCGTTTTCTACGCGGCCAAAATCCCGGAGCGCTGGTTCACCGGAAAAGTAGACTTTGTGGGTCACTCTCACAACTGGTGGCACCTGATCATTGTGGCGGCCTTCTATCACTGGCACAATACCGGATTGATCTATGCCGAATATCGTCTGAATAATGGCTGCAGTGCCCCCGTCCTCGCCTga
- the LOC128266195 gene encoding progestin and adipoQ receptor family member 3 isoform X2, producing the protein METTIVTTTTTELNCIIRGSKKKDIDGQLVADNTDASHQFPSNEEPNILGHGPNYDEKLSKFKWLCNFDDAPSHLKFNPYIRRGYRTFLSNKLCLQSIFWWTNETINIWSHLAGCILFIGLTIFDLQFLRIHASLTDQVLVVCLLVCFCLCMLMSAIYHIFSCKSEEHYELFLSVDFLGISLSLVAIYISGMYYAFWCHTFLRTLYSTIALGMFALAIAVQIPRFNVSMNAKVAVLLLWSAYGIIPLGHWAVAMGGLENELVRLMVPRIVVMYLLCLIAFVFYAAKIPERWFTGKVDFVGHSHNWWHLIIVAAFYHWHNTGLIYAEYRLNNGCSAPVLA; encoded by the exons ATGGAAACCACAATTGTTACCACAACGACAACCGAACTGAATTGCATTATTCGCGGCAGCAAAAAGAAAGAT ATCGATGGTCAACTGGTTGCGGATAACACGGACGCATCACACCAATTTCCGTCCAACGAGGAGCCCAATATTCTGGGGCATGGACCCAACTACGACGAGAAGTTGTCCAAATTCAAATGGCTCTGCAATTTCGATGAT GCCCCCAGTCACTTAAAGTTCAACCCTTACATCCGACGCGGCTATCGCACATTCCTATCCAACAAGTTGTGCCTGCAGAGCATTTTCTGGTGGACCAATGAGACG atTAACATCTGGAGCCATCTCGCCGGGTGCATCCTGTTCATCGGCCTGACGATCTTCGACCTGCAATTTCTGCGAATCCACGCCTCCCTGACCGATCAAGTCCTGGTCGTCTGTCTGCTGGTCTGCTTCTGCCTCTGCATGCTGATGTCGGCCATATACCACATATTCTCCTGCAAATCGGAGGAGCACTACGAGCTCTTCCTATCGGTTGACTTCCTGGGCATCTCGCTGTCCCTGGTGGCCATCTACATCAGTGGAATGTACTATGCCTTCTGGTGCCACACCTTCCTGCGCACCCTGTACTCCACGATCGCCTTGGGTATGTTCGCCCTGGCAATCGCCGTCCAGATTCCCCGCTTCAATGTCTCCATGAACGCCAAGGTAGCAGTGCTGCTGCTCTGGTCCGCCTACGGAATCATCCCTCTGGGTCACTGGGCAGTGGCGATGGGCGGCCTTGAGAACGAGCTTGTCAGG CTGATGGTGCCTCGCATTGTGGTCATGTACTTGCTCTGCCTCATCGCATTCGTTTTCTACGCGGCCAAAATCCCGGAGCGCTGGTTCACCGGAAAAGTAGACTTTGTGGGTCACTCTCACAACTGGTGGCACCTGATCATTGTGGCGGCCTTCTATCACTGGCACAATACCGGATTGATCTATGCCGAATATCGTCTGAATAATGGCTGCAGTGCCCCCGTCCTCGCCTga